From Vigna angularis cultivar LongXiaoDou No.4 chromosome 11, ASM1680809v1, whole genome shotgun sequence:
TAGTTGGTCCTCCAAACCTTAATAAAGAATAAGAGTTGTCTTACACTCGTGACAACCAACATAAAGAACATCAACATACCTTACATGATAGATTTGGTATGAAGATTTAGCCTTTAACAATGACAAAAGACATCGAGTATGTGCAGCTTTGGTCTTTCACTAAGCGAAAAGACATTTGAGTAATCCACATGCTGACATCACCAGAGGAACACAACTTTTTTTGTTGTACAAGTACTGATATACAAGATTATCCAAACAATGCTAAACCTTGAGTGCTGAATACATAGAGATAATTAATACAGTATAATTCTCAAAAAGGCTAATTAAAAAGTGGGATGGTCATTAAGTTATTTATAGTTTTGACAAATTAGATACATAATATGTGATTAATCTTGTATACTTGTATTTATCTACATACACGATAAGCTCAACTTTATTATGGAACGTCGCATTCCTTAACTTTAGTAATGCAGCTGTTCTCTGACAAGTAACTTTTCTAACATTAAGAAATGGAGTCTGTAACTGTGCCTATTTCATAATATACACCATATGTTCAAAGATTGATAGAATAATGCATCGTATTCACCTGCAGGCTTAGTCACTTGATCGCCTTTCAATTCTTCTAGAAATATCTACGGAAGCAGACATCTACTGCGAGCTTTAATGTCAGAAAATGTACCATTTACTCATCCAAAAGTATTAAGGAAAATTGGGATTCATGTTCAAGCAACCACCTCGACAGTAGAAGAGTCCCTCCTGTAATTCACCCACTCAGAAAAACTCGAagcttatttaaatttatgataatggAATTTGCGTGGTGTTCGTCAAAACTCATAGAATCAGCTTATTACATGTCCATAAGTTGttttcaacttattttaataagcTCTCcaataaacacaaaaatagcttttatttaaaaggttttcaattataaaaataacttctACAAAAGAGCTTGATTAAACTGTTTACTCAAACGCACCCTTACTGTAGAGGAAACTCCTTCTGGAGAAGGTCCAAATTACGACTATCACAAGCTTCCAACATGTCATTCCTAGAAGCACAGCTGGAAAATAGGATGAGACAGAAGGTAAGTCACGAGAACAATTCTAGTCAGTAAAATCCTGCAATACTTCTCTCTGttaataatgtattataataTCATTACCTTAATGAAATTCTCAAATATTGCCATGCATTCTCTGCTTTTGGATTCATGGCAAGTGCTCGAACATAATATCGAATGGACTCGTCATACATACCCTGTCGGAAGTGTGAAAGGAAGGTAGGTACAGTAAATTAGTTTTATCATGACAATTAAGATACAACATATACTTAGCAAATTAGACAAAAAATAGAGAAGTGGAAATTGGTAGAGTTAAATAACTGTCATTTTCATTCCTCCATCTTTGACATCTGTCATAGAATTGAGAGCAACTCAACTTTTGGGAAATTTTATATGGACCCCACCCAAAAATCATTCTCTTTTTATCCTCTCAAACAGTAAAAGTTAGGTATTTTCATCCTATCTTCCTCTCGCTTTCTCCAAACAAGTATAATGGAAATGGTGCCTTTCTCCAACCATTAAGGCAAACAACTGCACCATAATATCTCCACAACAGAAACTAAACTTATCCAAAATATTTGACATGCTTCATTATTCCACAATAAAAAGAATCGCCCCTAACATGTTCCAACATACTGCATAGATGGGCATCCAAATGTACACCCACCAACAGTACAATGTACTGCCCCATGCTTTGGAGAAAATATTGAAATCCAGAATAAAAATTCATATCAaagttgagtttttttttactgataTAGCTGTCATACAACAAAATACTACAGTTTTACATTTGCATGGCATAATACAGTTACCATAAAGATAGTGAAAACTGAAATGACAAGCAAAATTCGACTTCTAACTTGATATGTACGATACATATAAGATAAATGCCCAGCCGGGAACTGACCTGGTTTGCATAACTGATACCCATATTTGCCCAAGCACGAACATAGTTAGGCTTTAAATCCAGTGCCTGAAATGATTATTGTTTTAGTCAAAGGGAGAACTGCACCCGACAAAGAATAGATTTGACTAAAAGAAATAGATTGCACGTTCACTCCAAAAACAAAACTTTACAATACAATTATAGAAAAGGCAGTTAACTGGCACAGAATGAATAAAAGACCATTTGACTGTCTTCTTCATATTATTGCgacaactatttttttttggttacaTGCAAAGGAAATACATAATACTCACTCATACATTTGCAGCTGGAAATATCAGTACATGAAAATAACTAAAGAGCTAGTGATATACCGTCAAATAAGCAAAATCAAGGATTTGGAAAGACACATGATAAACTCCCTAACTTATAGTTCGAATAAACGTCCCCGTCATGCTCACACATTTGATTTCCGAAAATCTTGACACAATAAATTACATTTGATTGACCCAACTACATTAAAGCTATAGGCTACAGCAATAGCAGCATTAAATTCTATACACAACACCTGTTGGTAAGCCATTATTGCATCAGCACTTTGAATACTATTTGCTTGTGTAGCACCCAGTTTGTTCCATAATGAGTAATCCTGTGGCTTAAGTTTCAGTGCTCTTTCAAAAGATGCAATAGCTTTGTCATATTCTCTGGATAAGTTATACATGACCCCAAGAACTATGTGGACATCTGCATCATCCGGAGACAGTTCAGCAGCTTCATTGAATAACCTAGCAACCTGCAGAAAGGAAAATCAATCTTTGCTATTCTTAGATATCATATTTAATACTCCCTTTCATCTCATATATAAGCAAAAATAACTAATTTCACACCTATTAAGAATGGTGGTTCATTCAGTATTCTTGTTTTCATATAATATGGGAGTACATTTTCTAAACTATCCTTAATCACATGTTGGAAATTCTACATCAACTAggaataaattcaaattataatatataagttggGTGCAATCTTTTATAAGCCGATTTTGTAAAGTTGAATTAGGCATAAACACATTTACTAAGATGGCATTAAAGCCATATAGAGTTTGTCCTAGTCAAGTTCCATGATATTGTTATTAGGCTCCTGTTAGACCACCCACAAATATCTAATTTCACGTTTAAGATATTCATTCCTCAGCATGAGGAATTATGTTGGAGATCTCACATTAACTAAGAGTAAGGtaagattataatatataagagaTTCAATCTTTATCTTACAAACCGGTTTTGTAAGCTTGAATTAGACATAAACTCACTAAGATCATGTTTATTGGAGATGGTTCCTAGAATTAATATATTGgtatttgaaaataatacattaaataGAACTTTGGAAGTTGGAGTTTGCTCATATTTAAGTTCACTTAACATGGCAATTTTTTCTTATGAGTCTAGAGGTAATACAtgttaaataaagaaatagCAATCACTAGAAATGATAGATGCGGTCACCACAATTTAGAGATTTGATTTATTCTTATCCCTTTGACTTATTTTGACACAACAACTTCAAATCCCAGATAGAGGCCTAGAATGGCAGGCTTAAAAAATGCTAGTGGTACAGGTTAAGCACATTGTGGGATGGCtgctattttaaaattttgttattactattattgtTTAGTTTATTATACTATATGGTATGCTTTAAATagttcattatattattattgttgttatggTTGTTGTTTAGTCGATTGCATTTTTATTACTACACAAAACACCCAAAAAACATGCAAAGACAACACATCCCCACAAGGCGTTTCAAATACATGGAcaatgtatgcatgaggttttTACAGCCCACTGCTGTATTTAATAATCCCTTACACAATTCCCAAACAAGGTAATCAATCCACTTACATCAGCATAGTACAAAGAATCAGACATCTCAGGCGGGGCAAGTGTTCCATATTTTGGGTGATGCCGCAACCATCCATATAGATACTTCAGTGCAGATGTTTGCTCTAGTTCTGCAAATATCAGCAGATAGCTCAATATTTTATATCTAGGAATACAATGGAAAAACCTACAAGTCATTTGCATCAATGCTTTCAGTTACAAATTCAGTAAAAGAGAAGACAAGTACACAATGAAGTATAAGAATCCCTCCAAAGCAAGCAATTacaaaataaagcaaatatatTTGcgcatttaaataaatatccaacttttaaaattttcaccGAAGAAGGATTCCAAAGCTGCGTAGGAATGTGCATATAAAATTAACTCAAGCATCAAGGATTAATGTGACAAATGATCTTTAATCTAGGTCGCTATTATTGTTATTCATCCAGGCAATAAATCAGAAGCCATTACTAACCATTTGTATGACTAACACCAAGAGCAAGAAGCACCTCCAAGTTTGTCGGGTCAGCCTCCTGTGCACGCATCATTGCTGCAATAGCCTGTGTAagtttaaatagttttaaaacaGTTAAGTTTTAAAGtaaacatttgaaaataagaGTGATGGGCTCAAAGGAAAACATGGTTAAATTGTGATAAGTGCTGACAAAAAGAAATTACAGTGAGTAACAAGGGACAAGGTAGAGAATAAATTATTAGTCTTTTACCATGTAGTCTAATATAAAATCACATGAAATGGCTGCATAAAATGTACATTGAAGATTTGGCAAGTTTCCATGTTAAAACAAGACCTCAGAACAGCAAAAAAGAGTTCAGAATACGTAATGGAATAAcaagatttgtattcaattgcACCTAAATGCATTCTACAACTTATGaagataataatttattattttttgtatatatgaAATGGCCAACAAATATACTATACAATATTTTGCAAAATGAATTGGAAGCACAAAAACTATATATCTAGAACAATCATCTGATGGTTTCAGCAAAAAAGCAAATTTGAATGGCATAATACATTGAACAGAAATACCATCTCTGCCATAGACTgttgaaatataaattcaaacaaattaattaatagaattttttgttttgtatcaCAGGTGTATGCCTCCAGAAAATTGCAACTACACAATAATACATGGGATTGCAGACTACCCAAACATGGGGATACCATCAATAAGGCTTAACCGAACCTGTTGATCATCATCATTCTCTGCATGTGCTATTCCAAGCAGTCTCCATCCTTCAGCATTTTCAGGATTTTTTATGACTTCCGCTTCCAATGCTAGAACTGCTTCACTTAAAAGTCCTTTTCTGAATAGATCTTGGCCTTCTTTTAGGGGATTTGGATGGCCAACATAAGGGTTTAAATCTGAAAAGACATACACACCCCTCGAACTGTCTAACTGCTGCTTGGAAGCAACTTGCTCATTTAGGAACCTTCATATAACCCCAAAGAGATAGTGATTAATAAAGCAATAACCTCCCTCGCTGGCATGTAATATCTTTTATGCTAAAGAGAAAACATATGGCATAACCGaagcaaaaagagaaaaacacaaTAGGAAAGGAACAAGAACAGCCACTTTTTAATGTTAGTGAAAGAATAGTTAACTGATGAAAAAAGTGAAGTACATTTAGGAGAATTGTTATCCTCCTGAGTAACCAAATTAGACCAATCAATAATCTTAACCTTAAATAATATCCAAGATTCTTTTGTTCATTATGGACCATAAGAATGGGCATTTAGTTTGACAAATATTGTTAGTCAGCAtctatattttgaaaacaaaaagtcAAACCAACATTCAGTTCCCACTGATTCAAATGAGCATTGAATGGTgcataatttttacaaaataatttccCAGATCCCATCCAAGTGTTCATAGTCAaatcttcaaataaaaataaaaccgaaAAGTAACAGATTACTTAGGCTCTAAAGAAGGTGTTTCTTTCTCAATCTTAATCTTCAATATTTAGGGGCACtccaaatatttaaaagaaaaaaaaaaagtctcacAGTTCTCAATTAGACTCAAGTGTTTGAACATAAAAATagcaattttattaaaagaattctGGAACTTATGTATAATATGTGATCCAAAACACTAATAGTAGCCTAAGCTCAAACAAGGAGTCTCCTCCCTCAAACAAACTTCAACAATCCCCCAACTAAAAGTACACAAGATGATGCATAGTTATGATTCTTTCAATGTATTCTTATTACTTAAAACAAAATCTGTTGTTTGTCACTCAATCcagtaaataatttatttttgttgaaaaaaacaattttagttCAGTCTGTTCAAAAGTTTGACTTACTCATCATATGCTTGTGCCCAACTATCAGAAGTTCTGTCTCCTAAGGCTGCTTCACCTAACTGCTGACCAAATTCATCTGCCCAATCATTAACATTCAACTTTGAAAATTCATTAACCCACTGATCATCAGTTGTATCATGCTGTCGTCCTTCAGTTGCATATTCATTCACCCATTGATCAGGTCCATGATAAACCTAGAAACCACAAGTcagcattaaaaaaatttaggaaAAGGCATTGTCAATTAATTAGTCCTAATTTTCTAGGCACACCAATGATTTCattactttgtttttaaaataaatcaagtcAAAAGTAAACTGACTGTGAGATCTATCAGAGCTGCATGCATATAAAAGGGTGACTTCATGCATCTCCCACCAGTTTTGGGTATAAGGAGGTTCAAATATATGCATGCAAACCCTTATGTATAGAGAAGTTGCTTTCATGATTCAACCCAGGGCAGACAAATCAATCTTACCTTTGCACCCAAGGCTCCCACATCAAAACATTAAGTAAAATGGAGTCTAGGAATAACAACAACCAACAACCTAGTCAAACAGTTGCTCCAGAGTTTGCATACAGCCTTACAATCATAAATAAGAATACATGTAATTCAAGTAAGAATACATATAATTCTGCAATTTAGTAGTCCCagaattggaaaaaaaaaaaaaaacactctcAAGGATCAAGACCATAGAACCCATGCTAACATCCACTTCCCATATGAATATAGTTCTCAGGAACTCGATAGAAAACTTGGATAACTTTTCTGAACAAATGGCAAAGTATAAGCACCAATAGGCAAGGAAATCTCCTTGTCATTCACAGTCAAAGCCTTCAAAACCTCATCTGAGTGAAAAAAAATCATCCAATTCATATATTCTTCTCCACAAAAACCCAAATTACCATAAAAAGACCTGGAACCTAACCTCAAGAAATTGCTAATAAGTTAGAAATCAACTTATTGAAACTAGAATTCAAGTAAGCCTCCCAACTCTTACAAACACCATAACAAAATTTGTTCTGCAACTCCAGCCCAACCTAGCTAAGATAAACTGAATTACAAGCCTTTCCAGCTTATTTAAGCATTTTATCCTCATAATACAAACTTCCCTTACTTgtattaaatatgaaaacacTAACCCTGAATTTTGAAAGGATGTTTACATATAATGAGTCAAATTTTGCATTATTGCACCGTTTATACAGTCCTTTGGTTCCAATTGAAGTGAAATGATAGCATTTTCTTCTTTAACCCACGACTGAATATGGGATGGGGTAGTTATCTTAATCTCTCTTACACTCTAATGGGTGCTTGAAGGGAGTTGATTTTCCCGTCCTTAACAGATACTGAACAACCTTGCTGCATTTTTTCACCTTAAGTATTTTCTTCCTTCTGTTCAGGAGTATTTTAATCTTCACTTAACTTGAACATTTCCTCTTTTAATTCTATAATTCAACTAAATAAAGAGCAGCTGTGCTACTTAGCACTTATTACATAAGAGATTAAGATCTATGTGGTATATCATTATTATTCAGTGTCTTTACATGAAGGTCCCCTCCTCACATTTAGTTTTATAACCAAATATACAGTTAACCATAACCAAAACTATATCTTGATATATCAGCCTTATAATGGAATATATGCcaatcaataatataaaacagTTGCAAAAGAATAATATGGTTCCATGCTCAATGGACATGCCTTATCATTTAAATATTCTCCAGCCCATGCATGACCACGATTATATTGTTGATCATATTCTGTTGCCCAATCTCCAGATGCAGGTAATGAATTCTCTTTGACCTGATTGTCATCAATAATTAACTCACCACGGCTCATCTTCGACACAAATTGAAGGAATTTTGAGTTCTGCATAGCACAAAAGCatgtaattgattttattttatttttatggagGGAAAGAAatgcaacaacaaaataaaacactctTCTTAACAAGGGCACATGAATGTTATAGTGCAGAAAAGATAAGTTCATCAATATTAATCAGAAAGTTGTTTATTCCATCCATAGGGCTTTCAAGGATATCCTTCAATAAAACATTGTGGCATAGCCCGGACAATCTGtataatcaatattttacaCAGTTTGTCCCTTCACAATCTTGTCATCTCCCTTTTCCTGATTTTTAAATAACTGaataatctataaaaaaaacaaccgCATATTTCTAATGCAACCAAAGCACAATAGAATATAACAATAAGAAAAATGCAAGGTATTAACTCAAAACCTACACAGTACCTTTGAAAAACAACAATGAAAATACCAGACACAAGTATAAGCTTTAACACAGAAGGAGACCAAGAACACCATTCCATGTCAAAGAACTCGTGATGGCTGAGATACCCATCTCAGCATTACATTCTGGGcctaaaaatcaaatatcagCATCACCAGAATACTATTCCCACACATACTCTTGTTAATATgtttaaaagtttgaaaataatcataaaattaacGAGGGATCACAGTAAATATTAACATATGAATTCCCACACATTACAGGCCAAAAGATCAAATATCAGCATCACTTGAATATTATTCCCAAACGTTACTCctgttaatatttaaaaaaaaatcaaaaatattttaagaataattatcGCCCATTATAAAATCAATGAGAGATCATTGTCAATACTATTCCAAAAACTCATGTTATCCTAAGTGGCCTAGAGTCTAGAATCATGTCCCGCTTCCAGAAGCACCAAATGATCTTTCCCATCCTGTAAATATTATACTgaataaattgaatataagtGAGAAATCAAATGCATTTGAATGTAAGTGAGCAATCAAATGCATTTTAATGTGAGAGACAGATGGAGAATGTGTGGTAAGTACCCAAACAGTTGGGGCACCCTCAAAAGCTAGCTAGTGAAGGAAAGAGCTAAGCACTTAAATACTTCATCAACCATCCCATATTACTCGATGTGGGATATAGACATCCCCATAATAACCAAGTTCTATCATTGTCCAAGACCAAAAAATTGTGTAGAGAGCACCTGAAATTAAGGCTAAGGAACACAATGACCATACATCCCGAAGTTTTCAAGAGTAAACAATTACCCATTAAGGGATTAATGTATAAACATTTCTCCCAAATTTCTGTTTTAGTTATCTTGGTTCtcaaaaaagaacaaaatgatAAGGGCGTGTAAATTagcaaaaacacaaaaactaaTGAACTACTGTCTCATATTTTGATGTACTACATTGGAAATATTAAAGTCATGTGTAGCAGAGAAACCTGAAATTTAGGATCACCATTTTGGGCCAATGTATTTGCAAGCATACGAGTCTGTTCCATTGCAGCAAAGTTTGACATGTTCATACCTTGCATTTGACCTACTGATGACAATTGGGACTGCAAAATGATTGCAAgagaaaatatcttaaaataagaaatgacTTACAAATAACAATTTATAGTCAGGTCCAACGAAACATTGATTATTTTCTACAAGTACCAGTATAATCCAAGCCCAGTGTCACCAACATCAATACCAGCGAAGAAAGAAGGCATTGCATCAAAGACACGTTCTATAAAACAAGATATGATGCATCCCTTCATTTTTTAGTTATATGTTCTTTCATAACCTGTTTATTTGGGTTCTATTTGTTTTGGATATTCTgattgaaattataataatctcaaaacagaaaagaaataaaGCAGCCAGATATTCTGAAGTCATTCCTCAAATTGCACTTTCCTCTTGATATGTGTGCTACAGGTGATGGATGCCAACAACGACACCAATGAAGAAATAGGACATTGCATCAaacttaagaaaattatttggCAAGAAAGCCCGtcgacagaaaaaaaaatgtaggaTGGTGAAACTGAATTTTAGAGGAATAGAGCTACAATGGAAGAAAAAGCTGTAGAAGCATCATGATAGCCCAGGAAAATCTAAAATTAGAACTTGGAAGTGATGCTCAGGAAGTAATTTCCACTGACTAAGTATATGATGAAGTTGTTTAGGAGATTCCGTGAATTGACCAAAAATGGGTATTAGAAGTAACATTTTTCAGACTGTATACAACCTTGAAGCATAGATAAGAGAATAAATCCTTAATGTTTGCATCAACAGACAAATAAGTACAAGTCTCCTCAATAAAGTTCAAagatttcaatttcattattaataGGCACAATACTAATATAATTTGCACATAAAAAGTGTAATTAACTTCATATTATGGCTATAAATAGAACATTAAAAACTTCTCACGTGTTCAAATTCAGACGCCCAACCATTTGCACCATGTTGTTGCTCAAAGGAGTTAGCCCATGAATCAGGATTATCATATTTTCCCCTATGTTGACTAAATTCAGTAATCCACCCGTCTGCAGCAGGAGGACCAGGTCTCATATTGCCTTGAGATTCATTCCAGTAATCCTCAAGCTCCCGAAATCTTTCAGGCATAGGTCCCTTACCACGGACATTGCTATCAATATCTAGAGAGCATAGAAGTGCATTTACCTGAAAAGTAGTTACATATGGTGAGCTCAGAGTCAAACaatcaagaaaaagaatataggcaaaaacattttttttttaagataatgaaGCAAAATATCTGGTAGAAATCATTACTAATCACATGTAGATAGAATACATATCACTGCACATGCTTTATAAAGGGAAAGATTGGCACACTCTAGAGGAAGAGCTTTTCTAATTTTAAGTAAAACTTTGGTGAAGATATAACTTAAGAACGAAGTGATGCTGATTGACATTTGactcaataaaataaaaggtcAGCCAACGTGTATGAAGAAACCGCTATGGTATATGAGCAACTCCCAAGCCCATATAATATAATCCAGGATTAATTATcaaccaaaaaataaataaaatcattttagcGAAACTCAAAGGTAGGTTACATGGGAAGAACATCTTGAGCAATTACACCAGAGCCTAGGTAATCATCCTTGCCCCTTTATCAGTAATCAAATATTGAAGTCTAAATCTCTAATACACAAACAACTAAGTTTTTTCTGTTACTCTTTTCCCTCAACGACTACGACTAAACTAAGTGAAACCTGATGAATGTATTCATGAATTCCCTTACTTGTGCATCAATAAATTCTTCACTTTTATCTGCAAAAAGATGTCTGGCCATTATGCTGCTACGGTCTCGTATGCATTGTTTATCACCTTCAGATAAACCCAGCATCGGAAGAGGGGTAGGATGAAAAGGCACTCCACCACGGCTGCTATCAAGAAATGAGTGCAAAAAACTCGATAGAACTCTTTGTGGTGTCCCTGCAGAGAAAACAACATCAACTCCACACCTCTTCTTCTGTGCTCAGTTCTCAAtgcattcaaataaaaaaataaagtccacGGTACAACCACCACTAATTACAACACCTCTACTACAGCCCACAACAGGAAACACCATACACAACAACCAGAGCATGGCAAGTCAAAAgaataacattattttctaAGAGGATgtttataaattgtattttcactttattttctgttttctagaatctataaaggaaaaaagaatGCAATTTAAAACAGCCACggtaaaattattttctaataagaGCTGTTTTGTTCAAGAAAACATTTTCGGtttatattttccattttcaCTCCATTCTATGTTTTCTAAAGTTTATACAGGAAAAAAGAACACAATTAGAAACAGAAacggtaaaaaaaaaatcacttaatttCGTTCATGAGAAACACTACCAACACTATCTAACACATTCTTTTCCCCTGCTGGACGAAATTAGCTGAAAATCACAAAAACTGTCCAGTCCTTATTGAATGAACAACGCTCTTAATTTGGCAGGTGGCACTCATGTCTGAAAGAACGTTTTCTGATTTTATTCTCTGTTTTCACTTCATTTTCTGTTTCCTAAAGTTCATTAAGGAAAAGGAAGACAAacagtaaaaacataaaaacctGTCTTCACTTAATCTTGCACAACCTATTGAAAGCCAACAAAATGAAAACAGAAAACATTTTCTCACACCAAACAATCCCCTGGACCAATCCAAACACAACCTACCATCCAATAGCTGCTGTTGAATCGCCGGCACCAGTTGCCGCGGTCCGGCAACCCCGGCCTCACGCTGTATCTCATCCCACGTCTCTTCCATCCCATTCGCGCCACGGAACCTATGCAAAAACTCCGAAGCCTGTT
This genomic window contains:
- the LOC108333997 gene encoding peroxisome biogenesis protein 5, whose product is MAMRDLVSGAAACGDSSSSSANPLASLANALVGSSSKTQERLKEIPTSTPTDPTSQFYSTALPVNHLPGSEFDKPLLDANSQASEFLHRFRGANGMEETWDEIQREAGVAGPRQLVPAIQQQLLDGTPQRVLSSFLHSFLDSSRGGVPFHPTPLPMLGLSEGDKQCIRDRSSIMARHLFADKSEEFIDAQVNALLCSLDIDSNVRGKGPMPERFRELEDYWNESQGNMRPGPPAADGWITEFSQHRGKYDNPDSWANSFEQQHGANGWASEFEHSQLSSVGQMQGMNMSNFAAMEQTRMLANTLAQNGDPKFQNSKFLQFVSKMSRGELIIDDNQVKENSLPASGDWATEYDQQYNRGHAWAGEYLNDKVYHGPDQWVNEYATEGRQHDTTDDQWVNEFSKLNVNDWADEFGQQLGEAALGDRTSDSWAQAYDEFLNEQVASKQQLDSSRGVYVFSDLNPYVGHPNPLKEGQDLFRKGLLSEAVLALEAEVIKNPENAEGWRLLGIAHAENDDDQQAIAAMMRAQEADPTNLEVLLALGVSHTNELEQTSALKYLYGWLRHHPKYGTLAPPEMSDSLYYADVARLFNEAAELSPDDADVHIVLGVMYNLSREYDKAIASFERALKLKPQDYSLWNKLGATQANSIQSADAIMAYQQALDLKPNYVRAWANMGISYANQGMYDESIRYYVRALAMNPKAENAWQYLRISLSCASRNDMLEACDSRNLDLLQKEFPLQ